One genomic segment of Bacillota bacterium includes these proteins:
- a CDS encoding AAA family ATPase, translated as MKLTKLEVKGFGRLKDLNLALGDGLNIIHGLNEAGKSTLQRFIQGMLYGLQKPMAQREAKLPELDRYRPWGGGDYRGALEYELKGGGRFRVERDFGAGPLATRIFDAATGKDLTKKFGQDRRHELRFAETHLGLGDGEFTSTCCLPQLGTDQIELAAQIGEKLANLAQAGQEDLSVQRAVKVLAEQVAKIGTDRAPTQPVALKRVEVQRLETLLQAARGQRQALLDEEVRLRSRETQVATLAGAASELEGRVLASRRVRLTTRLEQIRQGEAALAQAAATAERLKPDFDPPDPLVFESAGQSRLAEL; from the coding sequence ATGAAGTTGACCAAACTCGAGGTCAAGGGCTTTGGCCGGCTCAAGGACCTGAACCTGGCCTTGGGCGACGGCCTGAACATCATCCACGGCCTGAACGAGGCCGGCAAGAGCACCCTGCAGCGGTTCATCCAGGGGATGCTGTACGGTCTCCAGAAGCCGATGGCCCAACGGGAGGCCAAGCTGCCCGAGCTCGACCGCTACCGCCCCTGGGGCGGCGGGGACTATCGCGGGGCCCTCGAGTACGAGTTGAAAGGCGGCGGGCGCTTCCGGGTCGAGCGCGATTTCGGCGCCGGACCTCTGGCCACGCGAATCTTCGACGCGGCCACCGGGAAGGACCTCACCAAGAAGTTCGGTCAGGACCGTCGCCACGAGCTGCGCTTCGCCGAGACCCACCTGGGCCTGGGCGACGGCGAGTTCACCTCCACTTGCTGCCTACCCCAACTCGGGACGGACCAGATCGAGCTGGCCGCCCAGATCGGCGAGAAGCTGGCCAACCTGGCCCAGGCCGGGCAGGAGGACCTGTCCGTCCAACGGGCCGTCAAGGTCCTCGCCGAGCAGGTGGCCAAGATCGGCACGGACCGTGCGCCGACCCAGCCGGTGGCTCTGAAGCGGGTTGAGGTCCAGCGGCTGGAGACCCTCCTGCAGGCCGCCCGCGGTCAGCGCCAGGCCCTCCTGGACGAGGAGGTCCGGCTACGGTCCAGAGAGACGCAGGTGGCTACCCTGGCCGGGGCCGCCTCCGAACTGGAAGGCCGGGTCCTGGCCTCCCGCCGGGTGCGGCTGACGACGCGCCTGGAACAGATTCGCCAGGGCGAGGCGGCCTTGGCCCAGGCGGCGGCCACGGCCGAGCGGCTGAAGCCGGACTTCGACCCGCCCGACCCGCTCGTCTTCGAATCGGCCGGGCAGTCCCGCCTGGCCGAGTTGA
- a CDS encoding spore coat protein encodes MTHVTGQYGPGRLSPKSIATSFLEGAKFMAVEDTRSALESATPQVRRAFARMADDQLRVHEDWFEVMERKGWYKVVPANNETLNMVRAEARTIGAYGGTGSMGVIGRTGNFPSNWPNEGNR; translated from the coding sequence ATGACCCATGTGACTGGGCAGTATGGCCCCGGTAGACTGAGCCCGAAAAGCATCGCCACGAGCTTCCTTGAAGGGGCCAAGTTCATGGCCGTCGAGGATACCCGGTCGGCCCTGGAGAGCGCGACACCACAGGTCCGGCGGGCCTTCGCCCGGATGGCCGACGATCAGTTGAGGGTGCACGAGGACTGGTTTGAAGTGATGGAGCGCAAGGGTTGGTACAAGGTCGTGCCGGCCAACAACGAGACCCTGAACATGGTCCGCGCGGAAGCCCGCACGATCGGGGCTTACGGGGGGACCGGTTCGATGGGGGTCATCGGGCGGACCGGCAACTTCCCGTCCAACTGGCCCAACGAAGGTAACCGCTGA
- a CDS encoding MBL fold metallo-hydrolase, with protein MKLCSLASCSGGNAYLISGRDGTSVLVDCGLSLRRLEAGLLAAGVCPDDLAGVFMTHEHADHVQALRLRHPFPARHGLPVFAPPGFWEAFPARDGLDRRTIGSRRSVTVGGLTVTAFPKPHDAAEPVGYLVEDGQEAVGVATDLGTVTRDVLTALRGADHLIFESNHDPVLEVRSGRPAYLIRRVLSDHGHLSNQQAGQALALLASARTRTILLAHLSEDCNLPELALETVSECLAGSPFRGLLATAPHRHPSPIYSRDGAGPIRADNDLTRRHAADRG; from the coding sequence TTGAAACTTTGCTCTCTGGCCAGTTGCAGCGGTGGCAACGCCTACCTGATCTCCGGACGCGACGGGACCTCGGTCCTGGTCGACTGCGGGTTATCCCTGCGCCGCCTGGAAGCCGGTCTGTTGGCGGCCGGGGTGTGCCCCGACGACCTGGCTGGAGTGTTCATGACCCACGAGCACGCCGACCATGTCCAGGCGCTCCGCTTGCGTCATCCCTTCCCGGCCCGCCACGGTCTGCCGGTCTTTGCCCCACCGGGCTTCTGGGAGGCCTTCCCGGCCCGCGACGGTCTGGACCGGCGGACCATCGGCAGCCGCCGATCGGTCACGGTCGGCGGCCTCACCGTGACCGCCTTTCCAAAGCCCCATGATGCCGCGGAGCCTGTCGGATACCTGGTCGAGGACGGACAGGAAGCGGTCGGCGTGGCCACCGATCTCGGCACCGTCACAAGGGACGTCCTGACCGCCCTCCGCGGCGCCGATCACCTGATCTTTGAGAGCAACCACGACCCGGTCCTCGAGGTCCGTTCAGGACGGCCGGCCTACCTGATTCGTCGGGTCCTCAGCGACCACGGCCATCTCTCCAACCAACAGGCCGGCCAAGCCCTGGCCCTCCTGGCCTCAGCCCGCACGCGGACGATTCTGTTGGCTCATCTCAGTGAGGACTGCAACCTGCCGGAACTGGCCCTCGAGACTGTCTCTGAATGCCTTGCCGGCTCGCCCTTCAGGGGGCTCTTGGCGACCGCGCCGCACCGGCATCCGTCGCCGATCTACTCACGGGACGGCGCCGGGCCCATTCGCGCGGACAACGATCTGACGAGGCGTCACGCCGCCGACCGAGGGTGA
- a CDS encoding response regulator transcription factor codes for MSDLSENLTGGKPILVVEDDHGVTMGLSYALKQEGWRVAEAPSLAEARKLYAAEEPALAIVDIGLPDGSGFDLVREWRKTSPVPILFLTARDLEADKVLGLEIGGDDYVTKPFGVRELVARCRALLRRVKAPGAGEAPTFRTFDLLVDMDKRKVQKGQEVVHLTHTEFEILRHLAKRPGKVFSREELIQSIWDVNFFGGAKTIDVHIRNLRQKLGDGPDGKGYVETVRGAGYKWRES; via the coding sequence TTGAGCGACTTGTCCGAGAACCTCACTGGTGGAAAACCGATCCTGGTCGTCGAGGACGACCACGGCGTGACGATGGGCCTGTCTTATGCCCTGAAACAAGAAGGCTGGAGGGTTGCCGAAGCCCCCAGCCTGGCCGAGGCGAGGAAGCTCTACGCCGCCGAAGAGCCGGCCCTGGCCATCGTCGACATCGGTCTGCCCGACGGCAGCGGCTTCGACCTCGTCCGGGAATGGCGGAAGACGTCGCCTGTGCCGATCCTCTTCCTGACCGCCCGCGACCTCGAGGCCGACAAAGTCCTCGGCCTTGAGATCGGCGGCGACGACTACGTGACCAAGCCCTTCGGCGTCCGCGAGCTGGTCGCCCGCTGCCGGGCCCTGCTCCGGCGGGTCAAGGCCCCGGGGGCCGGGGAGGCCCCGACCTTCCGCACCTTCGACCTCCTGGTCGATATGGACAAGCGAAAGGTGCAAAAGGGTCAGGAGGTCGTCCACCTGACCCACACCGAGTTCGAGATCCTCCGTCACTTGGCCAAGCGGCCGGGCAAGGTCTTCTCCCGCGAGGAGCTGATCCAGTCGATCTGGGACGTCAATTTCTTCGGCGGCGCCAAGACGATCGACGTCCACATCCGCAACCTCCGGCAGAAGCTCGGCGATGGGCCCGACGGCAAGGGCTACGTCGAGACGGTCCGCGGCGCCGGCTACAAGTGGAGGGAGAGCTAG
- a CDS encoding exonuclease SbcCD subunit D — protein MPKLLHLSDVHLDSRFDGIGLPPDLAKARRAEVRQTFADAVAMASRGRVSAVLIAGDLFEHRWVTKATVNFLRDLMADLGSTPVFIAPGNHDPLVPESYYLTLDWPRNVHIFGRREPGQLETAGRPDLGLVIHGFGAYRYDSDEDALGSVDLAALIDDPALFRVLLIHGSETTSVPDGVALFQPIDPARAAQADFDYVALGHYHRRRAACLDRTMVVYPGSPEGLNFGEPGEHGVYLIDYGEHGRPARAEFRPLGRRAHVTQPVDLTGIRSDEEAAARLLGVAEEAARRRDLFRLTLTGRLDPSLELDLRTVKAQVKPSFHFVEWQDETRPDWDLEALAKGESARAVFVREVIAKIVAEPEREPFWRRVLTAGLSAFEGRSVAG, from the coding sequence TTGCCCAAGCTCTTGCACCTCAGTGACGTCCACCTGGATTCGAGGTTCGACGGGATAGGGCTCCCGCCCGACCTGGCCAAGGCCAGACGGGCCGAGGTCCGCCAGACCTTCGCCGACGCGGTGGCGATGGCCTCGCGCGGGCGAGTCTCGGCCGTCCTCATCGCCGGCGACCTCTTTGAACATCGCTGGGTGACCAAGGCGACCGTCAACTTCCTGCGCGATCTGATGGCCGATCTGGGGTCGACCCCGGTCTTCATCGCCCCCGGGAACCACGACCCGCTGGTCCCCGAGTCGTACTACCTGACCCTCGATTGGCCCCGCAACGTCCATATCTTCGGCCGCCGTGAGCCGGGTCAGCTGGAGACGGCCGGTCGCCCCGACCTCGGCCTCGTCATCCATGGCTTCGGCGCCTACCGCTATGACTCGGACGAAGACGCCCTCGGCTCGGTCGACCTGGCCGCCTTGATCGACGACCCGGCCCTGTTCCGGGTGCTCTTGATCCACGGTTCGGAGACGACCTCGGTCCCGGACGGGGTCGCCCTCTTCCAGCCCATCGACCCGGCGCGGGCGGCCCAAGCCGACTTCGACTACGTGGCCCTCGGCCATTACCACCGGCGGCGGGCGGCCTGTCTCGACCGGACCATGGTCGTCTATCCGGGTAGCCCGGAAGGCCTGAACTTCGGCGAACCCGGGGAGCACGGCGTCTACCTGATCGATTACGGCGAGCACGGCCGTCCGGCCAGGGCCGAGTTCCGCCCGCTCGGCCGGCGCGCCCACGTCACCCAGCCGGTCGACCTGACCGGAATACGCAGCGATGAGGAGGCCGCCGCCCGTCTGCTCGGGGTGGCCGAGGAGGCGGCGCGGCGGAGGGACCTTTTCCGCCTGACCCTGACCGGCCGCCTGGATCCTTCCCTGGAGCTCGACCTCAGGACCGTGAAGGCGCAGGTCAAACCGTCGTTCCACTTCGTCGAGTGGCAGGATGAGACCCGTCCGGACTGGGACCTCGAGGCCTTGGCCAAGGGCGAGTCGGCCCGGGCCGTCTTTGTCCGCGAGGTCATCGCCAAGATCGTCGCCGAGCCCGAGCGTGAGCCCTTCTGGCGGCGCGTGCTGACGGCCGGCCTGTCGGCCTTCGAAGGGAGGTCGGTGGCCGGATGA